Proteins encoded in a region of the Elizabethkingia bruuniana genome:
- the yidC gene encoding membrane protein insertase YidC: protein MQQNNGVGKSQLISFAVFSLILMGVMFYFQSKQKPEDHAKTQVTQSAQKSNAAQLQNNANAAGIQKVQLKNDLLTVDFTTLGGQISTVRLNKFNAFDEKTKDKPLLLFANNNADYGFQFKDKSGKVINTKDLVFNATANGNAITMQANVGAATIQFVYTLLDKYTVDFKVRTQGLSQLVSDNKADFVWNYNVREAEKGRSQEQTHTEFVYAFNNYKSYDYDSRGDMDETKENLNWIGVKQQFFSAVIEAQNGFKNSKGNQETIEKGEYLKKFNYNGQVDLAANELNQDFKWYFMPLDLNLLKSYDKNFDEILPFGWSFIGSLNRWFFIPVYNLLSSWGIAAGWVIFLMTIAVKIILSPIMYKQHKLSAMMRVIRPEIEEAQEKYKNADPMKKQQATMEVYRKAGVNQFAGCLPGLVQIPIFYALFRFFPNMLDLRGKSFWFANDLTAYDDLIKLPFNVPFLGEHLSVFALACTIVILIYTVMTAGNMQQPTQEGMPNMKPLMYIFPVTFLFFLNSAASGLSWYYFVSNAINIVIILVIKYFILDEKRIHAQIQENKAKPKKEGRFQARMREMMEKAQDQQKQMENLKQQNKKK, encoded by the coding sequence ATGCAACAAAATAATGGTGTAGGCAAAAGCCAACTGATCAGTTTTGCGGTTTTTTCATTAATCCTTATGGGGGTTATGTTTTACTTCCAGTCGAAGCAAAAACCTGAAGACCACGCAAAAACTCAGGTGACACAGTCTGCTCAGAAATCGAATGCTGCACAATTGCAGAATAATGCTAATGCAGCAGGTATTCAGAAGGTACAGTTGAAGAATGATTTACTGACAGTTGATTTTACAACGCTAGGTGGACAAATTTCTACGGTAAGACTTAACAAGTTCAACGCTTTTGATGAAAAGACAAAAGATAAGCCTCTTTTGTTATTTGCCAATAACAATGCTGATTATGGCTTCCAGTTTAAAGACAAATCCGGAAAAGTAATTAATACCAAAGACTTAGTCTTTAATGCAACGGCTAATGGCAATGCTATTACAATGCAGGCTAATGTTGGAGCGGCTACAATTCAGTTTGTCTATACCTTATTAGATAAGTATACTGTAGACTTTAAAGTAAGAACACAGGGGCTTTCTCAGTTAGTTTCTGATAATAAAGCTGACTTTGTATGGAACTATAATGTTCGTGAGGCTGAAAAAGGACGTTCTCAGGAACAGACACATACAGAGTTTGTTTATGCTTTCAATAATTATAAGAGCTATGATTATGACTCCAGAGGCGATATGGATGAAACCAAAGAAAATCTTAACTGGATTGGTGTAAAGCAACAGTTCTTCTCTGCGGTAATTGAAGCTCAGAATGGTTTCAAAAATTCTAAAGGTAATCAGGAAACAATTGAAAAAGGTGAATACCTGAAAAAATTCAACTATAATGGACAGGTTGATTTGGCTGCGAATGAGCTGAATCAGGATTTCAAATGGTATTTTATGCCATTAGATCTTAATCTGTTAAAGTCTTATGATAAAAACTTTGATGAAATCCTTCCTTTCGGATGGTCTTTCATCGGAAGTTTAAACAGATGGTTCTTTATCCCAGTTTATAACCTTCTTTCATCTTGGGGTATTGCTGCAGGATGGGTGATTTTCTTAATGACAATTGCGGTGAAGATTATCCTTTCACCAATTATGTACAAGCAGCATAAGCTGAGTGCTATGATGCGTGTGATCCGTCCGGAAATTGAAGAAGCTCAGGAAAAGTATAAAAATGCTGATCCTATGAAGAAGCAGCAGGCGACAATGGAGGTCTACCGAAAAGCTGGTGTTAATCAGTTTGCAGGATGTCTCCCGGGCTTGGTACAGATTCCTATCTTCTATGCATTGTTCCGATTCTTCCCGAACATGTTGGACTTGAGAGGTAAGAGTTTCTGGTTTGCAAATGACCTTACAGCATATGATGACCTGATTAAATTACCATTTAATGTTCCTTTCTTAGGAGAACATCTTAGTGTTTTTGCATTGGCATGTACGATTGTGATTCTTATCTATACAGTGATGACTGCTGGTAATATGCAGCAGCCTACTCAGGAGGGAATGCCAAATATGAAACCGCTGATGTATATCTTCCCGGTTACATTCTTGTTCTTCTTGAACTCTGCAGCATCAGGTTTATCTTGGTACTATTTTGTTTCCAATGCGATTAACATTGTAATTATCTTAGTCATTAAGTATTTCATTCTGGATGAAAAGAGAATTCATGCTCAGATTCAGGAAAATAAAGCTAAGCCTAAGAAGGAAGGCCGTTTCCAGGCAAGAATGCGTGAAATGATGGAAAAAGCTCAGGATCAGCAAAAGCAGATGGAAAACTTAAAACAACAAAATAAGAAGAAATAG
- a CDS encoding CTP synthase — MSKKATKYIFVTGGVTSSLGKGIVSASLGMLLKARGYNVTIQKLDPYINIDPGTLNPYEHGECYVTEDGAETDLDLGHYERFLNSPTSQNNNVTTGRIYQTVIDKERKGDFLGKTVQVIPHITNEIKRRIKILAKENYDIIITEIGGTVGDIESLPYIESVRQLRWELGETNSMVIHLTLLPYLASSGELKTKPSQHSVRQLMEYGVQADVLVCRTEHKIPKDQRAKLAQFCNVNQANVIECLDLPTIYEVPLELHKQNFDEVVLTELALPTTNTPDLKDWKDFLKKYKNPKKSVEIALVGKYVSLQDSYKSIAEAFIHAGGSMQTEVKVRWVYSGDIESGDVAELLNGVDGVLIAPGFGDRGIEGKIEAARYARENNIPVLGICLGMQIMTIEFARNVLGLDNANSTEFDTNAKYPVINLMEEQKNVTEKGGTMRLGAWKCAVKASTKLFDIYNSKNISERHRHRYEFNSDYTSDFEAKEFIPSGKNPETGLVEALELKNHPFYVGVQYHPEYKSTVANPHPLFKALVEAAVKFQTKK; from the coding sequence ATGAGTAAAAAAGCTACAAAATACATCTTCGTCACCGGTGGTGTAACATCTTCTTTGGGAAAAGGGATCGTTTCTGCGTCCCTTGGTATGTTGTTGAAAGCCAGAGGTTACAATGTAACTATTCAGAAACTGGATCCGTATATTAATATCGATCCGGGAACTTTAAATCCATACGAACATGGAGAATGTTATGTAACAGAAGATGGTGCTGAAACAGATTTGGACTTAGGGCACTACGAACGTTTCCTGAATTCACCGACCAGTCAGAACAACAACGTTACGACAGGTAGAATTTACCAGACTGTTATCGATAAAGAAAGAAAAGGTGATTTCCTGGGTAAAACTGTACAGGTAATTCCTCATATCACCAATGAAATCAAGCGCAGAATTAAAATTCTTGCAAAAGAAAACTACGATATCATTATCACTGAAATCGGTGGTACTGTAGGTGATATCGAATCTCTTCCTTATATAGAAAGTGTACGTCAGCTTCGTTGGGAGCTTGGTGAAACCAATTCTATGGTAATTCACCTGACACTTCTTCCATATTTAGCATCCAGTGGTGAGCTAAAAACCAAACCTTCTCAGCATTCTGTACGTCAGTTAATGGAATACGGCGTTCAGGCAGATGTTTTGGTATGCAGAACCGAGCATAAGATTCCAAAAGATCAGCGTGCTAAATTAGCACAGTTCTGTAATGTAAATCAGGCAAATGTTATCGAATGTCTTGATTTACCAACAATTTATGAAGTTCCATTAGAGTTGCATAAGCAAAACTTTGATGAGGTTGTATTAACTGAATTGGCATTGCCAACAACCAATACACCTGATCTGAAAGACTGGAAAGATTTCCTGAAAAAATATAAAAACCCTAAGAAGAGCGTAGAAATTGCTTTGGTAGGTAAATATGTAAGCCTTCAGGATTCTTATAAATCTATTGCCGAAGCATTTATCCATGCAGGTGGTTCTATGCAGACTGAGGTAAAAGTACGTTGGGTATACAGTGGAGATATCGAAAGTGGAGATGTTGCTGAGTTACTAAATGGTGTAGATGGTGTATTAATCGCACCAGGATTTGGTGACAGGGGTATTGAAGGTAAAATTGAAGCAGCAAGATATGCCCGTGAAAATAATATTCCTGTTTTAGGAATTTGCCTTGGTATGCAGATTATGACGATAGAATTTGCAAGAAATGTTTTGGGTCTTGATAACGCCAACAGTACTGAGTTCGATACAAATGCCAAATATCCGGTAATTAACCTGATGGAGGAACAGAAAAATGTTACCGAAAAAGGGGGGACAATGCGTCTGGGTGCATGGAAATGTGCTGTAAAGGCTTCGACTAAACTTTTTGATATCTATAATTCTAAAAATATTTCTGAAAGACATCGTCACAGATACGAGTTCAACAGTGATTATACTTCTGATTTTGAAGCTAAAGAATTTATTCCTTCAGGTAAAAACCCTGAAACCGGATTGGTAGAAGCTTTGGAACTGAAAAATCATCCATTCTATGTAGGTGTTCAGTATCACCCGGAATACAAGAGTACTGTAGCAAATCCACATCCTTTGTTTAAGGCATTGGTAGAGGCTGCTGTAAAATTTCAAACAAAAAAATAA
- the radA gene encoding DNA repair protein RadA, whose amino-acid sequence MAKVKTAYYCQNCGTQYPQWHGQCKNCGEWNTLVEEVIEKSASKNYSGEKKQHIINIIEVNAQEEPRIATPSDELNRVLGGGIVLGSVTLIGGEPGIGKSTLLLQLALKMRKRVLYVSGEESASQIKMRADRLTDLQNPECFLFTETSVDKILHEAKKLQPQFMILDSIQTLHSSLIESSPGTVSQIRECSSEIIKFAKETNTPVFLVGHITKDGQIAGPKVLEHMVDVVLNFDGDRNHLFRLLRANKNRFGSTSEIGIYEMISQGLKEIKNPSEILITKKFEELSGNSVAVTLEGNRPMLLEIQALVSTAVYGTPQRSCTGFDAKRLNMLLAVLEKRAGFQLGSKDVFLNITGGIKTDDPALDLAVVASILSSNEDIAISEKYCFAGEIGLSGEIRPVPQIEHRITEAEKLGYDKIYVSNLNKIPKRKFAIKIEEVSKIEDFHERLF is encoded by the coding sequence GTGGCAAAGGTCAAAACGGCATATTACTGTCAAAATTGCGGAACTCAGTATCCGCAGTGGCACGGACAGTGCAAAAATTGTGGAGAATGGAATACTTTGGTTGAAGAAGTTATAGAAAAATCGGCTTCAAAAAATTATTCCGGAGAAAAGAAACAGCATATCATTAACATTATTGAGGTCAACGCTCAGGAAGAACCAAGAATTGCAACTCCGAGCGATGAACTGAATCGTGTATTGGGAGGTGGGATTGTACTGGGTTCTGTTACCTTAATTGGTGGTGAACCGGGCATCGGAAAATCCACCCTTTTGCTTCAGCTGGCACTAAAAATGCGCAAGCGTGTTTTGTATGTCTCCGGAGAAGAAAGCGCTTCACAAATTAAAATGCGTGCAGACCGTCTTACCGACCTCCAAAATCCGGAGTGCTTCCTTTTTACAGAAACTTCTGTGGATAAAATTCTGCATGAAGCGAAAAAGTTACAGCCTCAGTTTATGATTCTGGACTCTATACAGACATTACATTCCAGCCTTATAGAAAGCTCTCCGGGAACAGTTTCTCAGATCCGGGAATGTTCCTCAGAAATTATAAAGTTTGCCAAAGAAACCAATACTCCGGTATTTCTGGTGGGTCATATCACCAAAGACGGACAGATTGCCGGTCCGAAAGTACTGGAACATATGGTAGATGTGGTTCTAAATTTCGATGGCGACAGAAATCACCTTTTCAGGTTACTAAGAGCTAATAAAAACCGTTTTGGCTCCACTTCAGAAATTGGTATTTATGAAATGATATCTCAGGGTCTGAAAGAAATTAAGAATCCTTCTGAAATTCTGATTACCAAAAAATTTGAAGAGCTATCCGGTAACTCGGTAGCCGTAACCCTGGAAGGAAACCGTCCAATGCTACTGGAAATTCAGGCTTTAGTAAGTACCGCAGTATATGGTACTCCACAGAGAAGCTGCACTGGTTTCGATGCAAAAAGGTTGAATATGCTTCTGGCGGTTCTGGAAAAACGCGCAGGCTTCCAGCTTGGATCAAAAGATGTCTTCCTGAATATAACTGGCGGTATCAAAACAGATGACCCGGCACTGGATCTAGCAGTTGTAGCCTCTATTCTGTCTTCCAATGAAGATATTGCTATTTCCGAGAAGTATTGCTTTGCAGGAGAAATAGGTCTTAGTGGAGAAATACGCCCTGTTCCCCAGATTGAACACCGGATCACAGAAGCCGAAAAGCTGGGATATGATAAAATCTACGTTTCCAATCTGAATAAAATACCTAAACGGAAATTTGCGATAAAGATTGAAGAAGTCAGCAAAATTGAAGATTTTCACGAAAGACTATTTTAA
- a CDS encoding helix-turn-helix domain-containing protein: protein MPIENIQKFVLVLLYGSLVLQSFTLLANPMNVNKKANFAFGIFLFLWSGYWVLDILTICGFSPGPLLIFSVYSVLIFTPLFLFFSVVFFINPNYQFRKKDLICFVIPAIYLIVLFNSEENKILHILAMLIVIAHNLPYVGIIYYKIRKHQKRIEIISSNTESINLQWLIKLSFLLFITIIITVCYELFNTFIYKMHQNLVMDLLFLFIVYSTFYHVLRQKEIYPVSKMQLEELLSIEPESEEKTEKKKLIPDEDFESLKEKLLTLMKDEKPYLEGDLNLLKLSELIGISTHQLSYLLNNGFNENFFQFVNKYRVTHAKELLLSDSYYKMSVLGIAFESGFNSKTAFNTMFKKIMGITPSEFRKNQKESDSADTGNLNSYPEKPF, encoded by the coding sequence ATGCCGATTGAAAATATTCAGAAATTTGTTCTTGTATTGCTTTACGGCAGTCTGGTTTTGCAGTCATTCACTCTGCTGGCAAATCCTATGAACGTTAATAAGAAAGCAAATTTTGCTTTCGGAATATTCCTGTTCTTATGGTCCGGCTATTGGGTTTTAGACATTCTGACAATTTGTGGATTTTCACCTGGCCCTTTATTAATATTTTCAGTCTATTCTGTATTAATATTCACTCCTCTTTTCTTATTCTTCAGCGTTGTATTTTTCATCAACCCCAATTACCAATTCAGAAAAAAAGATTTAATATGCTTTGTTATTCCTGCTATTTACTTAATTGTATTATTCAACTCTGAGGAAAACAAAATACTGCATATCCTTGCAATGCTTATTGTAATTGCCCACAACCTTCCTTATGTTGGCATTATCTATTATAAGATAAGGAAACACCAGAAAAGAATTGAAATCATTTCCTCCAATACTGAAAGCATCAACCTGCAATGGCTTATTAAGCTAAGCTTCCTGTTATTTATAACGATTATCATAACAGTTTGCTACGAACTTTTCAATACGTTTATCTACAAAATGCATCAGAATCTTGTGATGGATTTATTGTTCCTGTTTATTGTTTACAGTACTTTTTATCATGTTCTTCGGCAAAAGGAAATTTATCCTGTAAGCAAAATGCAACTGGAAGAATTGTTATCTATAGAACCTGAATCCGAAGAAAAGACGGAAAAGAAAAAATTAATTCCGGATGAAGATTTTGAAAGCCTGAAAGAAAAGTTACTAACATTAATGAAGGACGAAAAACCTTATCTGGAAGGCGATCTCAATTTATTAAAGCTTTCAGAACTTATCGGCATCAGTACGCATCAGCTCTCCTATCTGCTGAACAATGGGTTTAATGAAAACTTCTTTCAGTTTGTTAATAAATACAGAGTAACGCATGCCAAGGAATTATTATTAAGTGACTCTTATTATAAAATGTCTGTTTTAGGCATCGCTTTTGAATCAGGATTCAATTCAAAAACAGCCTTCAATACGATGTTCAAAAAGATCATGGGAATAACACCCTCTGAATTCAGAAAAAATCAGAAAGAATCCGATTCTGCCGATACAGGAAATTTAAACAGCTATCCTGAAAAACCGTTCTGA
- a CDS encoding class I SAM-dependent methyltransferase — protein MHQKAIQKYYDQLASTYDENRFSNTYGQYIDAQERNFLTSFFHKYKRLNKTLDLGCGTGRLLDFATSGVDFSEEMLSQAKAKYPYKNLTVGNITDIPFENESMDCIFSFHVIMHQDRETTQQFLSESWQKLKPEGFLIFDFPVKRRRKNHASTESWHAYNSFNPEEIKFLFRNRWTITETQGILFFPVHRIPKSLRRLFLPLDNWLCRSFLKKWASYQIIVLQKTQ, from the coding sequence ATGCACCAGAAAGCCATCCAAAAATATTACGATCAGCTGGCCAGTACCTATGATGAAAATAGGTTCAGCAATACTTATGGTCAGTATATAGATGCACAGGAACGGAATTTTCTGACATCTTTTTTTCATAAGTATAAAAGGCTGAACAAAACCCTGGACCTTGGGTGCGGGACTGGTAGATTATTAGACTTTGCAACCTCTGGTGTGGACTTTAGTGAAGAAATGCTGTCACAGGCTAAAGCTAAATACCCTTATAAGAATCTGACCGTAGGAAACATTACAGACATCCCGTTTGAAAATGAAAGCATGGACTGTATCTTTTCTTTTCATGTCATTATGCATCAGGACAGAGAAACAACACAACAATTCCTTTCGGAGTCCTGGCAAAAACTGAAACCAGAAGGATTTTTAATTTTTGATTTTCCCGTTAAAAGACGCAGAAAAAATCATGCTTCTACAGAAAGCTGGCATGCTTATAACAGTTTTAATCCTGAGGAAATTAAATTTTTATTCAGGAATCGATGGACTATTACCGAGACCCAAGGAATTTTATTTTTCCCGGTACACCGCATTCCAAAATCTTTACGCAGATTATTTCTTCCTCTGGACAATTGGCTTTGCCGCTCCTTTCTGAAGAAGTGGGCTTCATATCAGATTATTGTTTTACAAAAAACTCAATAA
- a CDS encoding VanW family protein — protein sequence MKFIKKYIPHSLKIQLYLLKRKLLDTLQNKKYASIIHIKDIGDIQTELTLTIMPSPFFENKVHNLRIVQQKLEGITIYPGEYFSFWKSTGKASKKNGFKEGRNLVAGKLSQDTGGGICQFSSLLYYAALKAGFIITERHHHSVDIYKEDERYIPLGADSTVVYGFRDLQFINPYSFPVQLKSKIEDNSITLHILAENKFPEHHVDFEYSHQPDTVSVKTVINQKVVAENIYIKS from the coding sequence ATGAAGTTCATCAAAAAATACATTCCGCATTCTCTTAAAATTCAGTTATACCTTCTGAAGCGAAAACTTCTGGATACGCTTCAGAATAAAAAATATGCTTCGATTATTCACATAAAAGATATTGGGGATATTCAGACAGAGTTAACGCTTACGATAATGCCCAGCCCCTTTTTTGAAAACAAAGTCCATAACCTGAGAATTGTTCAGCAAAAACTGGAAGGCATTACAATTTACCCCGGTGAATATTTCTCTTTCTGGAAATCTACAGGTAAAGCCAGCAAAAAAAACGGATTTAAGGAGGGACGGAATCTTGTTGCCGGAAAGCTATCTCAGGATACCGGTGGTGGGATTTGTCAGTTTTCATCTCTGTTATATTATGCAGCTTTAAAAGCAGGATTCATTATTACCGAACGCCACCATCATTCTGTAGATATCTATAAAGAAGATGAACGCTATATTCCATTAGGTGCCGACAGCACTGTTGTTTATGGTTTCCGGGATTTACAGTTTATCAATCCTTATAGTTTCCCGGTTCAGCTGAAATCAAAAATTGAAGACAACTCAATTACATTACATATACTGGCTGAGAATAAATTTCCGGAACATCATGTAGATTTTGAATACAGCCATCAACCTGACACAGTAAGTGTAAAGACAGTAATCAATCAAAAAGTTGTAGCCGAAAATATTTATATAAAATCCTAA
- a CDS encoding SDR family NAD(P)-dependent oxidoreductase codes for MSENKYAIVTGASQGMGKHIALELAKRHINLILISLPDQGLDSFCQTLISDFGIEAIAYETDLCITGNIMELTQWVNENFEVYILINNAGLGGSMKFTEARTEYISKIIQLNVTATSLLTHLLLPNLIRQKKAYILNISSIAALASIGYKTVYPASKAFVHSFSRGLRYELKDTNVLVSVAHPGPMKTTVENTERLDRQGALGKFLMSTPERNARVCVAQLLKGRSLIILNKLSWLVMNYAPDWLKTRLISEASKKEILEQYTEHKKAVPRAASLKE; via the coding sequence ATGTCTGAAAACAAATACGCAATTGTAACAGGAGCCAGCCAGGGAATGGGAAAACACATTGCTCTGGAATTAGCTAAAAGGCATATCAATCTTATTTTGATAAGCCTTCCCGATCAGGGGCTGGATTCATTTTGTCAGACTTTGATTTCAGATTTCGGAATCGAAGCCATTGCGTACGAAACAGACCTTTGTATTACCGGGAATATTATGGAACTCACCCAATGGGTTAATGAGAATTTTGAAGTTTATATTCTTATTAACAATGCAGGTCTTGGCGGTTCCATGAAGTTTACAGAAGCGCGGACAGAGTACATCAGCAAGATTATTCAACTGAATGTAACGGCTACTTCCCTACTCACCCATCTGCTGCTTCCCAACCTCATCCGTCAGAAAAAAGCATATATCCTAAATATTTCCAGTATTGCAGCTTTAGCATCTATTGGCTATAAAACGGTATATCCTGCATCCAAAGCTTTTGTGCATTCTTTCTCCAGAGGATTACGGTATGAACTGAAAGATACAAATGTACTGGTAAGTGTAGCACATCCCGGTCCAATGAAAACAACTGTGGAAAACACCGAAAGGCTAGACAGACAAGGAGCCTTGGGAAAATTTCTGATGTCGACACCGGAGAGAAATGCCCGAGTATGTGTAGCTCAACTATTAAAAGGCAGATCACTAATTATCCTGAACAAACTAAGCTGGCTGGTGATGAATTATGCTCCGGACTGGTTAAAAACACGTCTAATTTCCGAAGCCAGTAAAAAAGAAATTCTGGAACAATATACTGAACACAAAAAAGCAGTACCAAGAGCTGCTTCGTTAAAAGAATGA
- a CDS encoding NAD-dependent epimerase/dehydratase family protein, translated as MKNIFITGISGLLGTNLVNLLLEQNYRVTGLIRNPDSFTGTRNENLTLLKGNLFDDYSTIFSDTDIVIHIAAETKQNILQYEDYYKINYEATHHLYETAVKSDVKKFIFVSTANTSGFADSDGLGNEDKPMKFPFTKSFYALSKKAAEDYLLQQNNATETVIICPTFMLGAFDTKPSSGRIILMGLHKKLILYPPGGKNFVYVKDVAQTIINAIPHAKNGKKYIACNENISYKDFFQKLNTINNQNPLMIKVPGFVLRIAGLFGDLLRKLNIKTDLCTPNMESLCIENYYTNHKSATELNVQYHSIETAIKEASDYFNTDFRKANQKH; from the coding sequence ATGAAGAATATATTTATCACCGGCATTTCCGGACTTCTGGGCACCAATCTTGTCAACCTTCTTTTGGAACAGAACTACAGAGTTACCGGACTTATCCGGAATCCCGACAGCTTTACAGGCACCAGAAATGAAAATCTCACTTTACTGAAGGGTAACCTTTTCGATGATTATTCCACAATATTTTCTGATACCGACATTGTTATCCACATTGCTGCCGAAACCAAGCAAAATATACTTCAGTACGAAGACTATTATAAAATCAACTACGAAGCCACACATCATTTATATGAAACTGCTGTAAAATCAGATGTAAAGAAGTTTATTTTCGTGAGTACCGCTAATACTTCCGGCTTTGCAGATTCAGATGGTTTGGGCAATGAAGATAAACCGATGAAATTCCCATTCACAAAATCTTTTTATGCTTTGAGCAAAAAAGCGGCGGAAGATTATCTCCTCCAACAAAACAATGCTACAGAAACGGTCATCATATGTCCCACTTTTATGCTAGGCGCTTTTGACACCAAACCCAGCTCTGGCAGGATTATCCTGATGGGGCTTCATAAAAAGCTTATTCTCTATCCACCGGGCGGAAAGAACTTCGTGTATGTAAAAGATGTTGCACAAACCATTATCAATGCGATACCCCATGCTAAAAATGGTAAAAAATACATCGCCTGCAATGAGAATATAAGCTATAAAGATTTCTTTCAGAAACTGAATACAATAAACAACCAGAATCCTTTGATGATAAAAGTCCCCGGATTCGTTCTGAGAATAGCAGGCCTTTTCGGAGATCTGCTAAGAAAGCTGAATATTAAAACGGATCTGTGTACGCCAAATATGGAATCGCTGTGTATTGAAAATTATTATACCAATCACAAGTCAGCAACGGAGCTCAATGTACAGTACCATTCCATTGAAACCGCTATAAAAGAAGCTTCAGATTATTTCAATACAGACTTTCGGAAAGCAAACCAGAAACATTAA
- a CDS encoding ACP phosphodiesterase: MNLLAHSYLSFSDGQIVGNMIADYVRNADREKLPVEVQKGIIIHREIDTYTDQHPVTHKAKKVFQPLVRLYSGAFVDVSMDYFLANDVAIHDETDWKKHTKHVYNTLWNYEEILPERFLHILPKMEADDWLFNYRYDWGIKYSLQNVLNKARYLEKDIPVFNSFMEEKYFLKECYDEFFPDLKSHIENLKV, translated from the coding sequence ATGAATCTCCTTGCTCATTCCTATTTATCGTTTTCCGATGGACAAATTGTGGGCAATATGATTGCGGACTACGTTAGAAATGCCGACCGGGAAAAACTTCCTGTAGAAGTACAAAAAGGCATTATTATCCACAGAGAAATCGACACCTATACCGATCAGCATCCTGTTACGCATAAGGCCAAAAAAGTTTTTCAGCCTTTGGTTAGATTATATTCTGGCGCTTTTGTAGATGTCAGCATGGATTACTTTCTTGCCAACGATGTGGCAATACATGACGAAACCGACTGGAAGAAACATACAAAGCATGTATACAACACATTGTGGAATTATGAAGAAATACTTCCGGAAAGGTTTCTCCACATTCTCCCTAAAATGGAAGCCGATGACTGGCTCTTCAATTACCGGTATGACTGGGGTATCAAATACAGCCTGCAAAATGTTCTGAACAAGGCCAGGTATCTGGAAAAAGATATTCCGGTTTTCAATTCATTTATGGAAGAAAAATATTTCCTGAAAGAATGTTATGATGAGTTTTTTCCGGATCTGAAAAGTCACATAGAAAATCTGAAAGTTTAG
- a CDS encoding DUF6702 family protein has product MKIFFRIFLLISGILFFSSAKAKDVHPYHVGSVEFSYNAKSQTFEITGKFFIDDMENALDKKYAKKVFFNNPKFKSDMQALLQKYFEEYLKLKVNNNQIRINFLGYEENSEAVDVYLETEKVVNPKKIETAVSILYNLFDDQMNIIHIVVGGQRKSTKLLYPDRYQYQQF; this is encoded by the coding sequence ATGAAAATATTTTTTAGGATCTTTTTGTTGATTTCGGGAATTTTGTTTTTTTCTTCTGCAAAAGCAAAAGATGTTCATCCTTATCATGTAGGCTCTGTAGAGTTCAGTTACAATGCCAAATCCCAGACTTTTGAGATTACCGGAAAGTTTTTCATAGACGATATGGAAAATGCTCTGGATAAAAAGTATGCGAAAAAGGTGTTCTTTAATAATCCGAAATTTAAAAGCGATATGCAGGCTCTGCTGCAGAAGTATTTTGAGGAATACCTGAAACTGAAAGTGAATAACAATCAGATCCGGATAAACTTTTTGGGCTACGAAGAAAATTCTGAAGCTGTAGACGTCTATCTGGAAACCGAAAAGGTAGTGAATCCTAAAAAGATTGAAACAGCAGTGAGTATACTGTACAATTTATTCGACGATCAGATGAATATTATACATATTGTAGTCGGCGGACAAAGAAAGAGTACTAAACTATTGTACCCTGACCGCTACCAATATCAGCAGTTCTAA